The following are from one region of the Quercus robur chromosome 1, dhQueRobu3.1, whole genome shotgun sequence genome:
- the LOC126702674 gene encoding uncharacterized protein LOC126702674: MRVPDSQFNLGIADLQFNLGIADSLFNLGIADSLFNLGIADLLFNLVQDSPLNDEVATSKKKTTHGIGFSPEEDKLLVATWLNTSVDPVHGNEQYKTTFYGKVAKYFKDHKTDSTRSISSLTSRWGVINRETVKFCGSLAKIEAKNESGTTVEMKIEKARELFKEIYGYFFLYEHCWQMLKDFPKWASTMPREDSRKEMPQTPDSIDQGGGVGDTMDFERPIGRKAEKANRKRKDDGKDVTTKYLEKKMKMLEESYAQEKEKVHIKAEKFISMGRSFFRELLDDESDEDEKIIKLFTGETSQCKRRRYINCNHLAGHKLLYDDYFAEEPEAYRKDVKRAFGVLQARFAIVRGPAWFFYHETLQDIMKACIILHNMIIEDEGDEAEAVDFNYEQIDEISCTPMSCEPTNEFMEFIQVHQRIRDKEVHSQLQKNLVEHLWQLQGEL; this comes from the exons ATGAG AGTCCCTGATTCGCAGTTCAATCTTGGTATCGCCGATTTGCAGTTCAATCTTGGTATCGCCGATTCGCTGTTCAATCTCGGTATTGCTGATTCGCTGTTCAATCTCGGTATCGCCGATTTGCTGTTCAATCTCG TCCAAGATTCTCCACTGAATGATGAAGTTGCCACttctaagaaaaaaacaacacaTGGTATCGGCTTCAGTCCTGAGGAAGACAAGCTACTTGTAGCAACATGGCTCAATACCAGTGTCGATCCTGTGCATGGTAATGAGCAATATAAAACAACATTTTATGGCAAAGTTGCAAAATACTTCAAGGACCATAAGACTGACTCTACACGTAGTATTTCATCCCTAACAAGCCGATGGGGAGTGATTAATAGGGAAACAGTTAAATTTTGTGGTTCCTTAGCTAAAATTGAAGCAAAGAATGAAAGTGGAACCACTGTTGAAATGAAG attgagaAAGCAAGGGAATTGTTTAAAGAAATATACGGTTACTTTTTTCTATATGAACATTGTTGGCAAATGTTGAAGGATTTTCCCAAGTGGGCATCTACTATGCCTAGGGAAGATTCAAGAAAAGAAATGCCTCAAACTCCAGATTCAATAGATCAAGGAGGGGGGGTTGGTGACACTATGGATTTTGAGAGGCCAATAGGTAGAAAAGCTGAAAAGGCTAATCGAAAGAGAAAAGATGATGGGAAAGATGTTACAACGAAatatttggaaaagaaaatgaaaatgcttGAAGAATCTTAtgcacaagaaaaagaaaaagtacataTCAAAGCGGAAAAG TTTATCTCCATGGGTCGTTCTTTTTTTCGTGAATTGCTTGATGATGAATCAGATGAAGAtgagaaaattataaaacttttcACGGGTGAGACATCACAATGTAAGCGTCGTCGGTATATCAACTGTAATCATTTGGCAGGCCATAAACTGCTTTATGATGACTACTTTGCTGAAGAACCT GAGGCATATAGGAAGGATGTAAAGCGTGCATTTGGAGTGCTTCAAGCACGATTTGCAATTGTACGTGGACCTGCATGGTTTTTCTATCATGAAACACTACAAGACATTATGAAAGCATGCATAATTCTTCATAACATGATTATTGAAGATGAGGGAGATGAAGCTGAAGCAGTGGACTTCAATTATGAACaaattgatgagatttcatGTACACCAATGTCATGTGAGCCGACAAATGAATTTATGGAATTCATTCAAGTTCATCAACGCATTAGGGATAAAGAAGTTCATTCTCAACTCCAAAAGAATCTCGTTGAACATTTATGGCAATTACAAGGAGAGTTGTGA